The following proteins are encoded in a genomic region of Acidobacteriota bacterium:
- the gltA gene encoding NADPH-dependent glutamate synthase, with amino-acid sequence MAKKRTIRSIPQERTPVRELDPVVRATNFEEVNCGYTEPEAILESTRCLFCPDPKCIDGCPVNINIPGFIQRIGEKDFRGAYDVITGTNLLPAVCGRVCPQENQCEGVCVVGENLVPVAIGRLERFVGDLAIQNRWVNLPYIEQTVFKIGIVGSGPAGMACAADMAKAGCQVTVFEAFHEPGGVLRYGIPDFRLPNTVVDAEIEKLEQLGVKFECNTLVGRLFTIEQMIKELGFHAVFIGTGAGYPTMLGIPGDSLNGVLSANELLTRCNLMKAREFPKVDTPLPLGKHVVVVGAGNTAMDALRVSKRLGAENVTCVYRRSKAEAPARAEEVHHAEQEGIEFHWLSNPVEILDDGEGSVCAMRCIRMELGEPDDSGRRRPVAVPGSEFEIETDQVVFAIGTNANPIIGQTSKLKLNKWGYIETNDDLMTSMAGVFAGGDIVTGAATVIEAMGAGRKAARGMKGYLGIRDVGRAERTNTLFGIDVREHNFARVRAVR; translated from the coding sequence ATGGCGAAGAAGCGGACAATACGAAGCATTCCACAGGAACGGACGCCGGTCCGTGAACTCGACCCGGTCGTTCGGGCAACGAATTTCGAAGAGGTGAACTGCGGCTACACGGAACCCGAGGCCATTCTCGAATCGACACGCTGCCTTTTCTGCCCCGATCCGAAATGTATCGACGGCTGTCCTGTAAACATAAACATTCCGGGATTCATACAGAGGATCGGCGAGAAGGATTTTCGAGGTGCATATGACGTCATCACCGGCACAAACCTGCTCCCGGCGGTTTGCGGCCGTGTGTGCCCCCAGGAAAACCAGTGCGAAGGCGTCTGCGTTGTCGGCGAGAACCTCGTTCCGGTCGCTATCGGCCGTTTGGAACGATTCGTCGGTGATCTCGCGATACAAAATCGCTGGGTAAATCTTCCATACATAGAACAAACTGTGTTCAAGATCGGAATCGTCGGTTCCGGCCCGGCCGGAATGGCTTGCGCCGCTGACATGGCGAAGGCCGGCTGCCAAGTGACGGTCTTTGAGGCGTTTCACGAGCCGGGCGGGGTACTTCGCTATGGCATTCCTGATTTTCGGCTGCCGAACACAGTTGTCGATGCCGAGATCGAGAAATTAGAACAACTCGGCGTTAAATTCGAATGCAATACGCTTGTCGGGCGGCTTTTCACGATCGAGCAGATGATCAAGGAACTCGGTTTCCATGCTGTATTCATCGGCACCGGTGCCGGATATCCGACAATGCTCGGAATTCCCGGTGATTCGCTCAACGGCGTGCTGTCGGCAAACGAGCTATTGACACGCTGCAACCTAATGAAGGCCCGCGAGTTTCCGAAAGTCGACACGCCGCTGCCGCTAGGCAAGCATGTCGTCGTCGTCGGAGCGGGAAACACCGCGATGGACGCACTTCGAGTCAGCAAACGGCTCGGGGCCGAGAACGTTACCTGCGTTTATCGGCGATCGAAGGCCGAAGCTCCGGCGCGCGCCGAGGAAGTTCATCACGCAGAACAAGAGGGGATCGAATTTCACTGGCTGAGCAATCCGGTCGAGATCCTCGATGACGGGGAAGGCTCAGTTTGCGCAATGCGATGCATCCGGATGGAACTCGGAGAGCCGGACGACTCGGGACGAAGACGTCCGGTTGCCGTTCCGGGAAGTGAATTTGAGATAGAGACCGATCAGGTTGTTTTCGCGATCGGCACTAACGCCAATCCGATCATCGGCCAGACCTCGAAATTGAAGCTCAATAAATGGGGCTACATCGAAACCAATGACGATCTAATGACCTCAATGGCGGGCGTTTTCGCCGGCGGCGACATTGTTACCGGTGCGGCAACTGTGATCGAAGCGATGGGAGCCGGTCGCAAGGCGGCACGCGGCATGAAAGGTTACTTGGGAATTCGCGATGTCGGGCGTGCGGAACGGACGAACACGCTGTTCGGAATTGACGTCCGCGAACACAATTTTGCACGAGTAAGGGCGGTACGCTAA
- a CDS encoding DUF3828 domain-containing protein, which translates to MRSKTQFLRVLLATAAFAASACNFSFSTSGNNTNVNSGAEFNAAAASGTPTAASGESQSATAEALVADLYKAHDGKKSPFFQTKDRALVDKYFAKPLADLIWKDANNSSGEVGAIDGDPLYNAQDTEIKNFVIGRAEVKNDTAGIPVTFTNFGQKVTITYALKQVDGSWKIENIAYGSGDSLMKWLRETYTDKPKTVASSGEFEGRYIVGDTSCTVKPVKMAFEVRWAKGSGVEMFAFTEGNTFESAPDQPDSNSFVFDDENYNKGTFYRADGRSFAVKRAK; encoded by the coding sequence ATGCGATCAAAAACACAGTTTCTTCGGGTCCTTCTGGCAACGGCCGCATTTGCAGCATCGGCATGTAACTTTTCGTTTTCGACATCAGGAAACAACACCAATGTAAATTCGGGAGCCGAATTCAACGCGGCGGCGGCGTCAGGCACGCCGACCGCTGCCTCGGGTGAATCGCAAAGTGCCACTGCCGAGGCGTTGGTTGCCGACCTTTACAAAGCCCATGACGGTAAAAAGAGCCCGTTCTTTCAGACAAAAGACCGGGCGTTAGTGGACAAATACTTTGCAAAACCGCTGGCTGATCTGATTTGGAAAGACGCTAACAACTCGAGCGGCGAGGTCGGTGCGATCGACGGTGACCCGCTCTACAACGCGCAGGATACGGAGATCAAGAACTTCGTAATCGGCCGTGCTGAGGTAAAAAATGACACTGCCGGCATTCCCGTCACTTTTACGAATTTCGGTCAAAAGGTGACCATCACCTATGCTCTAAAACAGGTGGACGGCTCGTGGAAGATCGAAAACATTGCTTACGGCAGCGGCGACAGCCTGATGAAATGGCTAAGAGAAACATATACCGATAAACCCAAAACCGTAGCATCATCAGGCGAATTTGAGGGCCGGTATATTGTCGGCGATACAAGCTGCACGGTCAAACCGGTCAAGATGGCGTTCGAGGTCCGTTGGGCCAAAGGCAGCGGCGTCGAGATGTTCGCATTTACTGAAGGCAACACATTCGAATCCGCGCCCGACCAACCAGATTCGAATTCATTTGTTTTTGACGACGAAAATTATAATAAAGGCACGTTTTATCGAGCGGACGGAAGATCCTTCGCGGTGAAACGTGCGAAATAG
- a CDS encoding M61 family metallopeptidase — protein MSALKDTADPTVFIAADFDTLVDAPALMGKFDVTQFEVEGKPHFFAAAPAGVFNGEKSKKFTEMLGSTIKAQSAIFGGLPYDKYIAFYFFMPAQSNASGALEHQNSYVAFAPAGERSTPEGIIGTGSHEFFHTWNVKRIRPAEMWPYDYSRENETPLLWFSEGFTNYYGVVATYRAGVTSKENFLARVADAAAGIENSEARKYISPANSSVSTWAGYDTPTAFGISYYTQGQNLAALLDLSIRHDSHDQYDLDDVMRALLNEHYAKGKGFSTADLIGIVNRLTKKDYNDFFDRYVFGTDVPDYDRIFGYAGLTLVRKTDATPDFGFSVRPRNGGLTINGVETGGSAANAGLKVGDVITKMNGVSPFEAPFGTFAGREIKLTIIRDGVESDVPMKVGSREYVAFNLVEMTDATAQQTKLRDGWLKR, from the coding sequence ATGTCCGCGCTCAAAGACACCGCCGACCCGACCGTTTTCATTGCTGCTGATTTCGATACGTTAGTGGACGCCCCTGCATTAATGGGCAAATTCGACGTTACCCAATTTGAGGTCGAAGGCAAACCGCACTTTTTCGCGGCAGCTCCGGCCGGAGTCTTCAATGGCGAAAAATCGAAGAAATTCACCGAGATGCTCGGTTCTACCATCAAGGCACAGAGCGCGATCTTTGGCGGATTGCCGTACGACAAATACATCGCTTTCTATTTCTTCATGCCAGCACAATCAAACGCGAGCGGTGCCCTTGAACACCAGAATTCTTACGTTGCTTTTGCTCCGGCCGGTGAACGTTCGACACCCGAAGGTATCATCGGCACAGGCTCGCATGAATTTTTCCATACATGGAACGTCAAGCGAATCCGACCTGCCGAAATGTGGCCGTATGATTATTCGCGTGAAAACGAAACGCCGCTCCTGTGGTTTTCCGAGGGTTTCACAAATTACTACGGCGTTGTCGCTACCTATCGCGCCGGAGTTACTTCGAAAGAGAACTTCTTGGCCCGCGTTGCGGATGCCGCTGCCGGTATCGAAAATAGCGAGGCTCGCAAATACATCTCCCCCGCAAACTCGTCCGTTTCGACTTGGGCCGGCTACGACACACCGACTGCGTTCGGCATCTCATACTACACACAGGGGCAAAATCTCGCTGCCCTTTTGGATCTCTCGATCCGCCATGACAGCCACGACCAATACGACCTAGATGATGTAATGCGTGCTCTCCTCAACGAACATTACGCGAAAGGCAAAGGGTTTTCGACCGCCGATCTGATCGGAATTGTAAATCGGCTAACGAAAAAGGACTACAACGACTTTTTCGACCGCTACGTTTTTGGGACCGACGTGCCCGATTACGACCGCATCTTCGGATACGCCGGGCTTACGCTCGTGCGAAAGACCGATGCGACGCCCGATTTTGGTTTCTCGGTCCGCCCGCGTAACGGCGGCCTGACCATCAACGGCGTCGAAACCGGCGGTTCGGCCGCCAACGCAGGATTAAAGGTCGGAGACGTTATCACAAAGATGAATGGCGTTTCTCCATTCGAAGCCCCATTCGGCACATTCGCAGGGCGTGAGATCAAACTTACTATCATTCGCGACGGCGTTGAATCCGACGTACCAATGAAGGTCGGCTCGCGCGAATATGTCGCGTTCAATCTTGTCGAAATGACTGACGCTACGGCTCAGCAGACCAAGCTCCGCGACGGCTGGCTGAAGCGATAA
- a CDS encoding 2-oxoacid:acceptor oxidoreductase subunit alpha, with protein sequence MQLGDNIKPNVSATNGNHVNRVSARLKEHIVEIISDSGEGAQKCGQSFGSIVAQMGHGVWTVEIIPAEIRPPARSVAGASGNRIRIGEKRVTNGGNETDLVVAFNEQVLLGRVRSNELKPGCTILLESMWRDDQNPSIKNSYIETYDQLVAAGYRVYEIPMEEECHKHVTDSRRGKNMFALGMLCSSYSLDLQIARNQVALTFGKKSAAVINTNIELLEAGFAWAEANLDFRYEIPSSKTTEPQIVVNGNTALALGVLASGMEICAMYPITPATSASHYLSDAFEKVGGIVHQAEDEIAACAFAIGASYAGKCTVTITSGPGYSLKQEAIGLAVMGEIPLVVVNVMRGGPSTGQPTKTEQGDLMTTIFGSHGDAPKVVIAPGTIEECFYSVITARKIAETFNMVVVILSDANLATSQQPFTRPTFDEAWMAPPIDQSAVPAGAKPYDWDPKTGLARRFIPGQPGGMHTLTGLAHDVNSHVAYDPEINQQGMRARSLKLAALQKTLMPPTVFGDPTGDLLVIGWGSTKGAIEEAVEEFREEGKRVSSLHLTFIQPMPPGIKEILAGFKKIITIENNWSDDPNDEIIDETNRRYSALAMLLRSRYLFDIDCWSECRGTPLKPNTVRRVILEALS encoded by the coding sequence ATGCAATTAGGTGACAATATAAAACCGAACGTATCGGCCACAAACGGCAATCACGTAAATCGTGTGTCTGCCAGGCTTAAGGAACACATCGTTGAGATCATAAGTGACTCGGGCGAGGGAGCACAAAAATGCGGCCAGTCATTCGGCTCGATCGTCGCCCAAATGGGTCACGGTGTTTGGACGGTCGAGATCATTCCGGCCGAGATCCGCCCGCCAGCGCGCAGCGTTGCGGGAGCGAGCGGCAACCGCATCCGTATTGGCGAAAAGCGAGTGACCAACGGCGGCAACGAGACAGACCTCGTCGTCGCGTTCAACGAGCAGGTCTTGCTCGGCCGTGTTCGGTCAAATGAGTTAAAACCGGGCTGTACCATCCTGCTCGAGTCGATGTGGCGTGATGATCAAAATCCGAGCATCAAAAATTCGTACATTGAGACATACGACCAGCTTGTGGCAGCCGGATATCGTGTCTACGAGATTCCCATGGAAGAGGAGTGCCATAAGCACGTCACCGATTCCCGCAGGGGCAAGAACATGTTCGCCCTTGGCATGCTATGCAGTTCGTACAGCCTCGACCTGCAGATCGCCCGCAATCAGGTCGCACTTACATTCGGCAAAAAATCAGCAGCGGTCATCAACACAAATATCGAACTGCTCGAGGCGGGCTTTGCATGGGCCGAGGCCAATTTGGACTTTAGATACGAGATACCGTCTTCCAAAACGACCGAACCTCAAATAGTCGTCAACGGAAACACCGCTCTTGCGCTCGGCGTGCTCGCATCGGGTATGGAGATCTGTGCGATGTACCCGATAACGCCCGCAACTTCAGCTTCGCATTACTTAAGCGACGCGTTCGAAAAGGTAGGCGGCATTGTCCATCAGGCTGAGGACGAGATCGCAGCTTGTGCATTTGCGATCGGTGCCTCATATGCCGGAAAATGCACGGTCACGATCACTTCCGGACCCGGTTACTCTCTAAAGCAAGAGGCGATCGGATTGGCAGTCATGGGCGAGATACCGTTGGTCGTTGTCAATGTAATGCGCGGCGGGCCAAGTACAGGACAGCCGACCAAGACGGAGCAGGGCGACCTGATGACAACGATCTTTGGCAGCCACGGCGACGCTCCTAAGGTGGTGATAGCTCCGGGAACGATCGAGGAATGTTTCTACTCGGTTATTACGGCCCGCAAGATCGCCGAGACGTTCAATATGGTCGTCGTGATCCTTTCGGATGCAAACCTGGCAACTTCTCAGCAGCCATTCACACGCCCAACGTTCGACGAGGCGTGGATGGCACCCCCGATCGACCAGAGTGCCGTTCCGGCTGGTGCAAAACCGTACGACTGGGATCCGAAGACTGGGCTCGCACGCCGCTTTATTCCCGGACAGCCGGGCGGAATGCACACGCTGACCGGCCTTGCTCATGACGTAAACAGCCACGTCGCATACGACCCAGAGATCAATCAACAGGGAATGCGGGCAAGGAGCTTGAAGCTTGCCGCCCTTCAGAAGACGCTTATGCCGCCGACCGTCTTTGGCGACCCGACTGGGGATCTTCTGGTGATCGGTTGGGGAAGTACGAAAGGTGCGATCGAAGAGGCTGTCGAGGAATTTCGCGAAGAGGGAAAACGGGTTTCGTCGCTTCACTTAACGTTTATTCAACCGATGCCGCCAGGGATAAAAGAGATACTCGCCGGATTCAAGAAGATAATCACGATCGAAAACAACTGGAGCGACGATCCCAATGACGAGATCATCGATGAGACAAATCGGCGATACTCCGCACTCGCGATGCTGCTGCGGTCACGATATCTCTTTGACATAGATTGCTGGAGCGAGTGCCGCGGTACTCCGCTCAAACCGAACACGGTCCGCCGCGTGATACTGGAGGCACTTTCATGA
- a CDS encoding 2-oxoglutarate oxidoreductase, which translates to MKAATQTISASECLLRMYDEHHEIEDYQKGVPRWCTGCGDNAILTAVQRLCRDEGLLPEKTVFVSGIGCSSRLPHYMNTYGFHGIHGRALPVAEGIKLARPELDVFVNTGDGDCCSIGAAHWIHAIRYNMDLTMMLHDNQIYGLTKKQASPTSPIGTKSNTTPRGSYLEALNPLTVTLGISNVSFVAQVVDWIPEVLYQVVSSAFHHKGFSFIRIVQRCPEWLPKQMDPWMHDPQRILLLHHENGLEISPSLAKVYTKMEEHDPANMNRAREIASSDDPIPVGILYRDDDIPCYEDVRHDPRLRTAEMVKNGLNAELDKFTVWPEGATHV; encoded by the coding sequence ATGAAAGCTGCGACTCAAACCATCAGTGCAAGCGAGTGCTTGCTCCGAATGTATGATGAACACCATGAGATTGAGGACTACCAGAAAGGTGTTCCTCGCTGGTGTACCGGCTGCGGCGACAACGCGATCCTGACCGCCGTTCAGCGGCTGTGCCGGGATGAAGGGCTGCTGCCGGAAAAGACGGTGTTCGTGTCTGGTATTGGCTGTTCGAGCCGTCTGCCGCATTACATGAATACATACGGCTTTCACGGTATCCACGGCCGTGCGTTGCCGGTCGCTGAAGGCATCAAACTCGCACGTCCGGAACTCGACGTTTTTGTGAATACCGGCGACGGAGACTGCTGCAGCATCGGTGCGGCGCATTGGATACACGCGATCCGCTACAACATGGACCTGACCATGATGCTCCATGACAACCAGATCTATGGCTTGACGAAAAAACAGGCCTCGCCAACCTCACCGATCGGAACCAAAAGCAACACGACGCCTCGCGGATCGTACCTAGAGGCATTGAATCCGCTGACTGTCACACTCGGAATTTCGAATGTCTCATTCGTCGCTCAAGTCGTTGATTGGATACCTGAGGTGCTCTATCAGGTTGTCTCGTCAGCGTTTCATCATAAGGGCTTTTCATTCATACGTATCGTACAGCGTTGCCCGGAGTGGCTTCCAAAACAGATGGATCCGTGGATGCACGATCCGCAACGCATCCTTCTGCTACATCACGAGAACGGCCTCGAGATCAGTCCGTCCCTTGCGAAGGTCTACACGAAAATGGAAGAGCACGACCCCGCAAACATGAACCGTGCCCGCGAAATCGCATCGAGCGATGATCCGATTCCGGTCGGTATTCTTTATCGTGATGACGATATTCCGTGCTACGAGGACGTTCGGCATGATCCGCGGCTCAGAACGGCTGAAATGGTCAAAAATGGACTAAACGCTGAGTTAGACAAATTCACTGTCTGGCCGGAGGGAGCAACACACGTTTAG
- a CDS encoding sulfide/dihydroorotate dehydrogenase-like FAD/NAD-binding protein has product MNDTLINRFEIVRREDFSDVTYLLEVYHPMMSKAAEPGQFVIVMSHAAGERIPLTIADFDRDKGTITLVIQAVGKTTLEMQQTCQVGTSLYGMAGPMGIPSHLSNAKKVVCVGGGLGVAPVFPQARAWKESGAYVVGVLGFRNRGLVFWEDKFHAICDELIICTDDGSAGIKGFVTDGIKLALEKHPDIEEVVAIGPPVMMKASAEATRPSGVKTMVSLNPIMVDGTGMCGGCRVKVGEVVKFACVDGPDFDGHQVDFDDLMVRLRRYKEEEKAATERWSESCRMRNVGGEGIALPE; this is encoded by the coding sequence GTGAACGACACATTAATCAACCGATTCGAAATTGTCAGACGTGAGGATTTCTCCGACGTCACCTATTTGCTAGAGGTTTACCATCCGATGATGTCCAAAGCTGCCGAACCCGGCCAGTTTGTCATCGTGATGTCGCATGCTGCTGGCGAGCGCATTCCATTGACCATCGCTGATTTCGATCGGGATAAAGGAACGATCACCCTTGTAATACAGGCGGTCGGCAAGACTACCCTTGAGATGCAGCAGACCTGTCAAGTAGGAACGTCGCTGTACGGCATGGCCGGACCGATGGGAATTCCGAGCCATCTAAGCAACGCCAAAAAGGTCGTTTGTGTCGGCGGCGGCCTCGGCGTCGCACCCGTTTTCCCGCAAGCACGTGCATGGAAAGAAAGTGGAGCCTATGTCGTTGGGGTACTCGGCTTCAGGAACAGGGGCCTTGTGTTTTGGGAGGACAAGTTTCATGCGATCTGCGATGAATTGATCATCTGCACGGACGACGGCTCGGCCGGGATCAAGGGATTTGTGACCGACGGCATCAAACTGGCACTCGAAAAGCACCCCGACATCGAGGAAGTTGTCGCGATCGGCCCGCCGGTGATGATGAAGGCAAGTGCCGAAGCCACACGGCCATCTGGCGTGAAAACAATGGTGAGCCTCAACCCGATCATGGTCGACGGAACCGGAATGTGCGGCGGTTGCCGCGTGAAGGTCGGCGAAGTCGTCAAGTTCGCGTGCGTTGACGGTCCCGATTTCGATGGGCATCAAGTCGATTTCGACGACCTTATGGTGCGGTTGAGGCGTTACAAAGAGGAAGAGAAGGCGGCGACCGAGCGTTGGTCGGAATCGTGCCGAATGCGGAACGTCGGCGGAGAGGGGATCGCCCTTCCGGAATAG
- the guaA gene encoding glutamine-hydrolyzing GMP synthase yields MLHHETIIILDFGSQYTQLIARRVREQGVYCEIHPFYLPAEKIEAKQPMGVILSGGPSSVTDIDAPRLENGFYEKIKAPILGICYGMQLVAVDLGGSSEPAARREYGRAKLKVLSGVTALFNELPFELDVWMSHGDHVTVLPSGFTTTATTGDVVTAIENPDRGIYCVQFHPEVSHTPLGKEILRNFLFNVCGCRGDWTPAQFIKEEVEKIRDIVGPTGNVVCGLSGGVDSTVAAALVHEAIGDRQTCIFVNNGLLRANEFEETLEAYQNNLHLNVRGVDASEDFYAVLKDVDDPELKRKAIGSKFIDVFQSEADKIGNAKWLVQGTLYPDVIESVSLRGSSVTIKSHHNVGGLPEKMDLKLIEPLRELFKDEVRLIGRDLGIPEMILERHPFPGPGLGVRILGDITPEKVELLQKADKIFIEELHNFGIYGDVWQAFAVLLPIQSVGVMGDFRTYERTVALRAVTSTDGMTADWARLPHDFLAAVSSRITSEVRGVNRVVYDISSKPPSTIEWE; encoded by the coding sequence ATTTTGCATCACGAAACTATCATAATCCTCGATTTTGGCTCGCAGTATACGCAGCTTATTGCCCGGCGTGTGCGTGAGCAGGGCGTTTATTGCGAGATACACCCGTTTTACCTTCCGGCTGAAAAGATAGAGGCGAAACAGCCGATGGGGGTAATATTGTCCGGCGGGCCTTCAAGTGTGACCGATATTGACGCTCCACGCCTCGAAAATGGTTTTTACGAAAAGATAAAAGCCCCGATCCTCGGGATCTGCTATGGAATGCAGCTTGTCGCGGTTGATCTCGGCGGTTCGAGTGAGCCGGCGGCGCGGCGCGAATACGGCCGCGCAAAGCTCAAGGTTCTTAGCGGTGTAACGGCGCTGTTCAACGAGTTGCCGTTCGAACTCGACGTCTGGATGAGCCACGGCGACCACGTCACAGTGCTGCCTTCGGGATTTACTACTACGGCAACGACAGGCGACGTTGTCACAGCGATCGAAAACCCAGATCGCGGAATTTACTGCGTTCAGTTTCATCCTGAGGTATCGCATACGCCGTTGGGTAAAGAGATACTCCGCAATTTTTTATTCAACGTCTGCGGATGTAGAGGTGATTGGACGCCCGCACAGTTCATCAAAGAAGAAGTAGAAAAGATCCGCGACATCGTTGGCCCGACTGGAAATGTTGTATGCGGATTGTCCGGCGGCGTTGATTCGACGGTCGCGGCCGCACTCGTTCACGAAGCTATCGGCGACCGGCAGACATGCATTTTTGTCAACAATGGGCTGCTGAGAGCGAATGAATTTGAAGAAACTCTTGAGGCATACCAAAACAACCTTCATCTCAACGTTCGCGGCGTCGATGCGAGCGAAGATTTTTACGCGGTATTAAAGGACGTTGATGATCCCGAACTGAAACGCAAAGCGATCGGCAGTAAATTCATTGACGTGTTTCAATCCGAGGCTGACAAGATCGGCAATGCAAAATGGCTCGTCCAGGGCACACTTTATCCGGACGTGATCGAATCAGTCTCACTTCGCGGCTCGTCCGTAACGATCAAATCACACCACAATGTCGGTGGCCTGCCGGAAAAGATGGATCTCAAGCTCATCGAACCCTTGAGAGAATTATTCAAAGATGAGGTAAGACTCATCGGCCGCGACCTCGGAATCCCCGAGATGATCCTCGAACGTCATCCGTTCCCCGGCCCGGGCCTCGGGGTCCGTATTCTAGGCGACATCACGCCCGAAAAGGTCGAACTCCTGCAAAAAGCGGACAAAATATTTATCGAGGAACTCCACAATTTCGGCATTTACGGCGATGTGTGGCAGGCATTTGCGGTTTTGCTCCCGATCCAATCCGTCGGCGTTATGGGGGATTTTCGCACCTATGAAAGGACAGTGGCGCTAAGAGCAGTCACATCGACCGACGGCATGACCGCCGACTGGGCAAGGTTGCCGCATGATTTCCTCGCCGCCGTTTCGTCAAGAATTACGTCCGAAGTCCGGGGTGTAAACCGCGTGGTCTATGACATCTCCTCCAAACCGCCGAGCACGATCGAATGGGAGTAA
- a CDS encoding carboxypeptidase regulatory-like domain-containing protein — MKKDLFPRNLLGIGILVLAGITMVVAQNNARTLPIKADPFVNSNIIVNVDTLGVALFDATGFRPFEMVDLFIVSTPNKLPFDVVLARWTAIADQNGAFTAVWQGVVAEPSLLVRAVGTASNRFVEKQFSTLPRPEAASGNLDQCRNGSIDDPKDCSADNWVNGNLNGSQAHYLEGDSVPYRIVFSGLDTAIEHNVTIQWDTTEGGKHAIDYLTTVDRTEVAADPCYGIANCSKTAFSELAIPPDPNVIAGLSGNDISQVGGEFRLYGGTLLTTSEYTLLHDYTTTSHTSITIKFTTTVPNPVLAWGGHIATRADWGVGNSAVAISGSPFHMRLLDLDGSGGNQDRGLSTDAVYYPGDIKIIKDSQPDSVIFFNFTAVGPDVSNFSLNDNGIGTDTDYMVSFANLIRFGPGHTVTITELPNNAMRASAINCTSDPKGGDGTNNNVISVPNQNVEIFLEEGESVTCTFVNTLSPTSAFASIDGRVTNKPGIGLPRVVLELTPSGGGSEKYRVMTSSLGYYRFDDIPTGRTYVMTISTKGYYFDPPSMIFDVNDSINDLNFFGIDNP, encoded by the coding sequence ATGAAAAAGGATCTTTTTCCTAGGAATCTATTAGGGATCGGTATATTAGTGCTTGCCGGAATCACCATGGTCGTTGCTCAGAACAACGCTCGGACCTTACCCATCAAAGCCGATCCGTTCGTTAATTCAAATATCATTGTAAATGTTGACACACTTGGCGTCGCCCTTTTTGACGCCACGGGCTTTCGTCCGTTCGAGATGGTCGACCTCTTCATTGTTTCGACGCCGAATAAACTGCCATTTGATGTCGTCTTAGCTCGCTGGACCGCGATCGCCGACCAAAACGGTGCGTTTACGGCAGTTTGGCAGGGCGTCGTCGCCGAACCATCTCTGCTTGTACGAGCGGTCGGCACCGCATCAAATCGCTTTGTTGAGAAACAGTTTTCGACACTGCCCAGACCCGAAGCAGCGTCCGGAAACCTAGATCAGTGCCGTAACGGCTCGATCGATGATCCCAAGGACTGCTCCGCTGATAATTGGGTAAACGGAAATTTAAATGGCTCACAGGCCCACTATCTTGAAGGCGACTCGGTACCTTATCGCATCGTTTTTAGTGGTCTGGATACAGCGATAGAACATAACGTCACCATTCAATGGGATACCACCGAGGGCGGAAAGCATGCCATCGACTATCTTACGACGGTCGATCGCACCGAAGTGGCAGCAGATCCATGCTACGGCATTGCCAACTGTTCTAAAACTGCATTCTCGGAGTTAGCCATTCCACCGGATCCGAATGTAATTGCGGGACTTAGCGGAAATGACATCAGCCAGGTCGGCGGAGAATTCAGGCTGTATGGCGGAACATTGCTCACGACTTCCGAATACACACTCCTGCACGATTACACAACAACGAGCCACACTTCCATCACGATCAAATTTACAACGACGGTCCCGAACCCGGTCCTTGCCTGGGGCGGTCATATCGCGACCAGAGCCGACTGGGGCGTCGGAAATTCAGCGGTAGCTATTAGCGGCTCGCCGTTTCATATGCGTCTGCTCGACCTCGACGGCAGCGGAGGCAACCAGGATCGCGGCCTTTCGACCGATGCGGTCTACTATCCCGGCGACATCAAGATCATCAAGGATTCGCAGCCGGATTCGGTAATATTCTTCAACTTCACCGCCGTAGGACCTGATGTTTCGAATTTCTCGCTAAATGACAATGGAATTGGAACCGATACCGACTACATGGTGAGCTTTGCAAATCTGATCCGGTTTGGCCCAGGCCATACGGTTACGATAACTGAACTGCCGAACAACGCAATGCGTGCATCGGCGATCAACTGCACCAGCGATCCAAAGGGCGGTGATGGAACGAACAACAATGTAATTTCCGTTCCAAACCAGAATGTTGAGATCTTTCTCGAAGAGGGCGAGTCGGTAACCTGCACGTTCGTCAATACTCTAAGCCCCACATCGGCATTCGCGTCGATCGACGGCCGTGTGACGAATAAACCGGGCATCGGATTACCTCGTGTTGTTCTGGAGCTGACACCGTCGGGTGGTGGTTCGGAGAAATATAGGGTAATGACAAGTTCGTTGGGCTATTACCGATTCGACGATATTCCAACGGGACGTACTTATGTGATGACCATTTCGACAAAGGGCTATTACTTTGACCCGCCATCGATGATCTTTGACGTCAATGACAGTATTAACGATCTCAACTTTTTTGGCATCGATAATCCATGA